In the Streptomyces sp. SJL17-4 genome, CCGGCCCTCGCCTTGTCGGCGAGCGACTTCCCGGGGTCGATGAGGTCCCCCGCGACGGAGAGGTGGGCGTCGACCGCCTCGCGGGCGATCAGCAGGTGCATGATCTCGGTCGAGCCCTCGAAGATCCGGTTGATCCGCAGATCGCGCAGGACCTGCTCGGCGGGGACGGCGCGTTCGCCGCGGGCGGCGAGCGAGTCGGCGGTCTCGTAGCCGCGGCCGCCCCGGATCTGGACGAGTTCGTCGGCGATGAGCCAGGCCATCTCGGAGCCGTACAGCTTGGCGAGGGCGGCCTCGATGCGGATGTCGTTGCGGTCCTCGTCGGCCATCTGGGAGGCGAGGTCGACGACCGCCTCCAGGGCGAAGGTGGTGGCCGCGATGAAGGAGATCTTGGTGCCGACGGCCTCGTGCCGGCCGACCGGCCCGCCCCACTGCTCACGGACGCCCGCCCACTCGCGGGCGATCTTCAGGCACCACTTCCCGGCACCGGCGCAGGAGGCGGGCAGCGAGAGCCGGCCGGTGTTGAGGGTGGTGAGGGCGATCTTGAGGCCCGCGCCCTCGGGGCCGATGCGGTTCTCGGCGGGGACCCGGACGCCGTGGAAGCGGGTGACGCCGTTCTCCAGGCCGCGCAGGCCCATGAAGGCGTTGCGGTGCTCGACGGTGATGCCGGGCGAGCCGGCCTCGACGACGAAGGCGGTGATGCCGCCGGGATGTCCGTCCGAGACGGGTACGCGGGCCATGACGACGAGCAGGTCGGCGATGACGCCGTTGGTGGTCCAGAGCTTCACGCCGTCGAGGACGTACGTGTCCCCGTCGGGTACGGCGGTGGTGGCCAGCCGCGCCGGGTCGGAGCCGACGTCCGGCTCGGTCAGCAGGAACGCGGAGATGTCCGTACGGGCCAGCCGGGGCAGGAACGCGTCCTTCTGCTCCTGCGTGCCGAAGAGTTTCAGCGGCTGCGGTACGCCGATCGACTGATGCGCGGAGAGCAGGGCGCCGACGGCGGGGCTGGCCGAGCCGACGAGCGCGAGGGCCCGGTTGTAGTACAGCTGGGTGAGGCCGAGGCCGCCGTACTTCCGGTCGATCTTCATCCCGAGCGCGCCGAGCTCCTTGAGCCCGGCGAGCGTCTCGTCGGGGATGCGGGCCTCGCGCTCGATGCGGCCGCCGTCGATCCGGGTCTCGCAGAACGTGCGGAGGGTGGCCAGGAAGGCCTCTCCGCGGCGGGCGTCCTCGTCGGCGGGGAGCGGATGGGGATGGACGAGGTCGAGCCGGAACCGGCCGAGGAAGAGTTCCTTGGCGAAGCTGGGCTTGTGCCAGTCACGCTCACGTGCGGCCTCGGCGGTCTGCCGGGCCTCGTGCGCGGTGACCTTGGGCCGCTGGGTGGGAGCGGACATGGACACCTCCTCGGTCTCACTGTCCGTCGTACCCGATTTCGGGAGGTCTGGACAGGCGGGAGACCGGACGGGGGGCCTGGGCCGTACGGGGGGCCTGGGCCGTACGGCGAGCCTGGGCCGTACGGCGAAAGGCGGCCCGAACCCCCGCACAGTGGGTTCGGACCGCCTGGTCTCGTGGACGTACGCCGTACGCCCTGGACGTACGCCTTACAGGGCGAGGCCCGTCAGGACGAGGACGCGCTCGTAGGTGTAGTCGTCCATCGCGTACTTGACGCCCTCGCGGCCGACGCCGGAGCGCTTGGCACCGCCGTACGGCATCTGGTCGGCGCGGTACGAGGGGACGTCGCCGACGATCACGCCGCCGACCTCGAGGGCGCGGTGGGCGCGGAAGGCGGCCTGGAGGTCGTGGGTGAAGACACCGGCCTGGAGGCCGAAGTCGGAGTCGTTGACCGCGGCGAAGGCCTCGGCCTCGCCGTCGACCTTGGCGATGGTCAGGACCGGTCCGAAGACCTCGGCGCGCGCCAGGGTGACGTCCGCCGGAAGCTCGGTGAGCACGGTCGGGGCGTAGGTCGCGCCCTCGCGCTTGCCGCCCGCGAGGAGCTTGGCGCCGGCCGCGACGGCCTCGTCCACCCAGGACTCGACGCGCTTCGCGGCGGCCTCGTCGACGAGCGGGCCGACGTCGGTGGCGGCGTCGGACGGGTCACCGGTGACCTGCGCCTCGACGGCGGCGACGATCTTCGGCAGCAGGCGGTCGTGGACGGAGGAGTCGACGATCACGCGCTGGACGGAGATGCAGGACTGGCCGCCCTGGTAGTTGGAGAAGGTGGCGATACGGCTCGCCGCCCAGTCCAGGTCCTCCTCGGAGGACCAGTCGGGGAGGACGACGGCCGCGGCGTTGCCGCCGAGCTCCAGGGTGCAGTGCTTGTGGGGCACCGACTGCTGGATGGCGTAGCCGACCGTGTCGGAGCCGGTGAAGGAGATGACCGGGAGGCGCTCGTCCTTGACGAGGGCGGGCATGCGGTCGTTCGGCACGGTCAGGATCGACCAGGAGCCGGCCGGCAGGTCGGTCTCGGCCAGGATCTCGCCCAGGATCAGGGAGGAGATCGGGGTCGACGGGGCCGGCTTGAGGATGATGGGGGCACCGACGGCGATGGCCGGGGCGACCTTGTGGGCGCTGAGGTTCAGCGGGAAGTTGAACGGCGCGATGCCGAGGACGACACCCTTGGGGATACGGCGGGTCAGGGCGAGGCGGCCCGCGCCGCCGGCCTCGGTGTCCAGGCGCTGGGCCTCGCCGGCGTTCCAGCGGCGGGCCTCCTCGGCGGCGAAACGGAAGACGGAGACGGCACGGCCGACCTCGCCGCGGGCCCACTTGATGGGCTTGCCGTTCTCGGCGGAGATCACCAGGGCGATCTCCTCGGTGCGCTCGGCGAGCCGCTTCGACACGTGGTCGAGGGCGGCGGCGCGGACGTGCGCCGGGGTCGCGGCGAACTCGTCGACGACGGCGTGCGCGGCGGCGACGGCCTCCTCGACCTGGGCCTCGGTGGGCACGCTGACCTTGCCGACCAGACGTCCGTCGAAGGAGTTCGTGACGTCGAAGGTGGCCTCGCCGG is a window encoding:
- a CDS encoding acyl-CoA dehydrogenase family protein; translation: MSAPTQRPKVTAHEARQTAEAARERDWHKPSFAKELFLGRFRLDLVHPHPLPADEDARRGEAFLATLRTFCETRIDGGRIEREARIPDETLAGLKELGALGMKIDRKYGGLGLTQLYYNRALALVGSASPAVGALLSAHQSIGVPQPLKLFGTQEQKDAFLPRLARTDISAFLLTEPDVGSDPARLATTAVPDGDTYVLDGVKLWTTNGVIADLLVVMARVPVSDGHPGGITAFVVEAGSPGITVEHRNAFMGLRGLENGVTRFHGVRVPAENRIGPEGAGLKIALTTLNTGRLSLPASCAGAGKWCLKIAREWAGVREQWGGPVGRHEAVGTKISFIAATTFALEAVVDLASQMADEDRNDIRIEAALAKLYGSEMAWLIADELVQIRGGRGYETADSLAARGERAVPAEQVLRDLRINRIFEGSTEIMHLLIAREAVDAHLSVAGDLIDPGKSLADKARAGARAGGFYARWLPGLVTGPGQLPGSYGEFGELAVHLRYVERTSRRLARSTFYAMSRWQGRMELKQAFLGRIVDIGAELFAMSAACVRAELLRTTGEHGREAHQLADAFCRQARLRTEELFGRLWSNTDDVDRRVADGVLTGRYAWLEAGIVDPGDEGPWIADANPGPSTQENLHRRIP
- a CDS encoding aldehyde dehydrogenase family protein, with protein sequence MTTTHAFWLAGREATGEATFDVTNSFDGRLVGKVSVPTEAQVEEAVAAAHAVVDEFAATPAHVRAAALDHVSKRLAERTEEIALVISAENGKPIKWARGEVGRAVSVFRFAAEEARRWNAGEAQRLDTEAGGAGRLALTRRIPKGVVLGIAPFNFPLNLSAHKVAPAIAVGAPIILKPAPSTPISSLILGEILAETDLPAGSWSILTVPNDRMPALVKDERLPVISFTGSDTVGYAIQQSVPHKHCTLELGGNAAAVVLPDWSSEEDLDWAASRIATFSNYQGGQSCISVQRVIVDSSVHDRLLPKIVAAVEAQVTGDPSDAATDVGPLVDEAAAKRVESWVDEAVAAGAKLLAGGKREGATYAPTVLTELPADVTLARAEVFGPVLTIAKVDGEAEAFAAVNDSDFGLQAGVFTHDLQAAFRAHRALEVGGVIVGDVPSYRADQMPYGGAKRSGVGREGVKYAMDDYTYERVLVLTGLAL